In Pseudosulfitobacter pseudonitzschiae, the sequence CCCAAGCAATGGAAGCGCTGCGCGAAGGTATGCGGGCTCTGGGCGAGGCGATGGCGCAGGAAGAACGTGACAGCCAGCCGGGCCAAGGCACAGCCCAGGGCGACCGCCGCGCCGAAGCGCGTGATCCGCTGGGCCGCACGCCCGGCGCAAATGGCGGCACCGGCACCGAGGAAGGGCTGTTGCAAGGCGAAGACGTTTATCGCCGCGCCCGCGAATTGCTGGACGAAATCCGCCGCCGTTCGGCGCAGGGAGAGCGACCGGAAGTCGAACTGGACTATCTGGAACGGCTGCTGGACCGGTTCTGACGGTGCTGGAAGATATTCCTAGGCATAGAGAATACTAAAAATCGTGAGAGCGTATGCCGATAGAAATCAGACCGCTGACACCGGAAGATGCTGAAACCGCTGCGGAAATTTTCTTTGATGCTGTGCATTATGGAACCGCCGACGTTTATTCGCTTGAGCAGCGAACGGCGTGGGCTGGGCGTGTCGTCAACCCGAATGGATGGTTGCGCAAGTTTGAAAACACATCAGGATTTGCAGCAGACATCGACGATTCAATGGTCGGATTTATGACCTTAGATGCAGCAGGTTACATTGATCTCGCATTTGTTAAAGCTGAACTATCGGGGCGAGGAATAGGCAAGTTGCTCTATCGTCAAATTGAAGCAAGGGCTAAAGCGGAGAACCTTCCAAGGCTGACCTCCGAGGCCAGCACAAAGGCTAAGCCGTTCTTTATGCGAATGGGATGGCAAGTCGACAAAGAGCAAGCGGTTACTAAAAATGGAATATCCTTAACCAATTTCAAGATGTCGAAGCAGTTGGACGCGATCTGCAGGTCTGCTTCGTCCCGCACCACTGCCAAGCAGCGCGGCTAAGGTGTGGCTGGTGTGGGGTTCAGCCTAGGAGGCTGCGGTTGTGTCCAACCACATCAGCAGGCTGGTCACCTGACTGTCCAACCAGACCCGGGCCTGATCAATGGTGCCGACATAATCTTTCATCACCGGCTCAAGCGCCGGGAGAGCGGCGGTAATTTGCGGGCTGTAGACATATAGCACCGCCAGCACAGCCACGATCAGCAAAGATGTGACAAACCCGCGCCGGAAGCCGCGTTTTTGGCGCTCGCGAACGGGGGCATCGGGGGTCGGATCGCCTTTGGCGATCTGGCGGTCGCCGGTCGAGCGTAGGGTCGAATTGATCTCTTCGATGTCAGGCAGCAAATCGCGGCGCGACCCTGCGGCGGCGGCTGCCGCAGCTTCGGCAGCTGCGGTCGCGGCGGGTGGTTCCTGACCGCGCATCCGCGCCATCCGGTCGCGCGCTTCGCGGGTGCGGCGGGAGGCTTCGTCATCGCGCAAGCCGTTGCCTTCCGCCAGACCGAGATCCGGCTGGCTTTCCAATCCTTCGCTTTGGCGGACACGCGCCTCTGCTTCGGCTTCGGCGCGCAGGATGTCGGATACCGCAGGGTCCAATGTGCGGCGCTTCGGCTCTGGCGTGGGCACGCGCTCTTCTCCGGCCGCAGGCGTGTCTGGCAGGGGCGCTGCAACCTCGTCTTCGCCGGACTCGGGGGACGTTTGGTCAGGATGGTTTTGAAACCACGTCTGCCCGCAATTAGAGCATTGCACATCCCGACCGTCGGACGGAATGACCTCGTCCGGAACTTCATATTGTGCATCGCAATTTGGACAAACCAGCCGCATATCGCCGACACTCCCCGTGTTTCACCCGTTTCACGCCCTATAGCACAGGATATGGTGTTGATCATGCGCAGAAAAGTGCAATCTCTCCTAGCCCCCCTTTGCAAGGCGCATTGAAACCGCACCGATGCTAAGGCACAACAGGTGCATCAAGCGGGGTAAGACGTGATCGAGCTAGAAAATGTGGCGTACAGCTACGGTGGCGGTGAGCTTTTGTCGGATATTTCCGTCAAACTGGCGCCGGGATCCTTTCACTTTCTGACAGGACCGTCGGGCGCGGGCAAGACCACGCTGCTGAAACTGTGCTATGGCGCTTTGCTGCCCTCTGCCGGCACGGTGCGATTGCTGGGCGCGGATGTGCGCACGCTGGAGCGTGACGACATCGCAATGCTGCGCCGCCGGATCGGTGTGGTACATCAGGACGTGCAGTTTCTGGACCATTTACCGGTTTCGGAAAACATTGGCCTGCCTTTGACGGTGTCCGGGCGCGGTGGTGACGCCGAAAACAGTGATTTGCACGAATTGATGTCGTGGGTCGGTCTGACTGAACGGGCCAACGGCTTTCCCCCTGAATTGTCGGGAGGTGAACGCCAGCGTGCCGCGCTTGCGCGGGCGGTTATTATGTCGCCCGATATTGTGCTTGCGGACGAGCCTACGGGCAACGTCGATTGGGAAATGTCACAGCGTCTGTTGCATCTGCTGATCGAGCTGAACCGCATGGGCAAGACCGTGGTGATTGCCACCCATGACCTTTCGTTGATCCGCGCCGCCAAGGCGCAGGTGCAGGCACGGGTTTTGCGCATCGCCAACCGGCGCATCCAACTGGCAGGGGCGGATCTGTGAAGCTGAAAATGAACCTTGATGCCTTGCAATCGCTAACCCACAGCGACCGTCAGGCCGACCGCGTCGTACCGCCTTCGGGTTTTACTGCGCGGCTGACGGTGTTTGCGGCGGGTGCGATGGCGTTTCTGGCGGTGTTCGCGTTGGCGCTGTCGATGGCCACCGGACGGTTGGCAAGCCAATGGAGCGCCGAACTGGCGCGCACGGCGACGGTACGTATCGTGGCGCCGCTGGACCAGCGGGCAGCCCAGACCGAGGCGGCATTGGCACTGTTGAAGACCACCGCAGGCGTCGAAAGCGCACGCGCGCTGAGTGATGAAGAACAGTCGGCGCTGTTGGCCCCGTGGTTCGGCCCTGATGTGTCTTTGGACGGGCTGCCGGTGCCACGTCTGATCGAAATTGTAGAGACCGCCGACGGCATTGATGCTGCAGGTCTGCGGCTGCGGCTGTCTGCCGAGGTGCCGGGTGCGGTGCTGGATGACCACAGTCGCTGGCGCGAACCTTTGGTGCGGGCCGCGTCGCGGTTGCGTCTGCTGGGGTGGATCGCCACGGCGCTGATCGTGGCCACGGTTGCCGCGATGGTAACATTGGCCGCACAGGCAGCACTGGCCGCCAATGCGCAGGTGATTGCAGTGCTGCGGCTGGTTGGGGCAACGGACCGCTATATCGCGCAGGCCTTTATCCGCCGCTTTACCCTGCGCGCCTTGGCCGGTTCGGCGGCGGGTGTAGTTGCGGGCGTTATCGCCGTGTTGCTGATGCCATCGGGGGGCAGTGAAATGTCTGGCTTTCTTACCGGACTGCGCTTTCAGGGGTTGGGATGGGTCGTGCCGTTCCTGATCCCGCCACTGACAGCATTGGTGGCCTTTTCCGCGACCGGCAGGGCGGCACGACGTACATTGGAGAACCTGTCATGAAAGCAATTCAATGGCTGCGGTCGCTGGTCTTTGTGGTGCAGATCTATCTGGCCATGCTGGTGGTCGGCGTGGCCTTTGCACCCTATGCGCTGTTCAGCCGTGCGGGTGCCCGCGCAGCCTGTAAAACGTGGTGCAAATGGGTGTTCTGGACGGCCCGCTGGATGGTGGGTATCCGCACCGAAGTGCGTGGACCCGTGCCCACAGGCGACGTGCTGATCGCCGCCAAGCACCAGTCGTTTCTGGACATTATGCTGATCTTTCACGCGGTGCCCAAGGGCAAGTTCATCATGAAACGCGAGATATTGTGGACACCGATCATCGGGCTTTATGCCAAGGGCATCGGATGTATTCCCGTGGCGCGCGGTAAACGTGGTCTTGCGATCAAAAAAATGGTCCGCGACGTCGATGCGGGCCGTCTGGAGGCGGGGCAGTTGATCATCTATTCACAAGGCACCCGCGTCGCGCCGGGGGTCAAGGCACCCTATAAGGTTGGCACTGCGGTTCTGTACAACGAGCTGGGCCAGCCTTGTGTGCCTGTCGCCACCAACGTGGGCCTGTTCTGGCCACGTAAGGGGATCTTGCGAAAACCGGGGCTGGCTGTGGTAGAGTTCCTGCCCACCATGCCCGAGGGGCTGCCCCGCGAGGAATTTATGGCCGCGCTGCAACAGACGGTCGAGGAGCGATCGGATGCTTTGCTGGTAGAGGCGGGTTTCACACCGGAAAGGTTAAGTTGATGCAATGGATCGAAACTGAAGCTGACCTTGAGGCGCTTTATGGCAGGCCCGGACAGCCCGCGCTGCGCAAGGTGTCGGACCACCTGACACCGCTTTATCGCAAATGGATCATGGCATCACGGTTTTGCGTGCTGACCACTGTGGGCGCCTCTGGCACCGATGGCAGCCCACGCGGTGACGATGGCCCCGTGGTGCAGGAACTGGACCCGGACACGCTGGCCATGCCCGACTGGCGTGGCAACAACCGGCTGGATTCTCTACGTAACATCGTGACCGACGGGCGCGTGTCGCTGATGTTCATGGTGCCGGGGTCGAATTCCGTGGTGCGGGTGAACGGTCAGGCGCGTCTGACCGATGATGCGGACCTGCGCGCACGATTTGCCGCAGACAAAGCGGTGCCCGCCACCGTGATCGTGATCCAAATTGCCGAGGTTTACACCCAATGCGCCCGCGCCGTGATGCGCGCCGACCTGTGGGGCCGTGACGACAGCGCCTATCTGCCCCGTCCGGGCGAGATACTGGCCGAAGTTTCCGATGGTCAGGAGGGTGGTGCCGCCTATGACGCTGCGTGGCCCAAGCGGGCAAGTGAGACGATGTGGTGAAGTAATAAGATGCCAACGGCAACCGTTGGCATCTTAGACTTTCATCTGCCGGGAAACGCAGCTTGCCTTAAGGCCGGGCGCCACCCTTTGGCGCCAGGTTCGAACGGCAAGCGGTTGCGGCAAAGCATCGCTGACGCCCCTGCCCATTGGGCGCGATCACATGTGGATCGCGCCGTCGCCACAGGCCAGAGCGGCCTCGCGGACCGCTTCGGAATAGGTGGGGTGGGCGTGGCAGGTCATGGCCAGATCTTCGGCGGAGGCACCGAATTCCATTGCCACGCAAACCTCGTGGATCAGATCGCCGGCACCGGGACCAATGATGTGGCACCCCAGAATGCGGTCGGTTTCCTTGTCTGCCAGAATCTTTACGAACCCGTCGCCTGCAAACACGGCCTTGGCCCGCGCGTTGCCCATAAAGCTGAACTTGCCAACCTTATAAGCGCGGCCCGCTTCTTTCAGCGTGGCTTCGGTTTCGCCTACATTGGCAACCTCAGGGTGAGTGTATATCACGCCGGGGATCACGCCATAGTTCACGTGGCCATGTTTGCCCGCGACCTGCTCGGCGGCGGCCATGCCTTCGTCTTCGGCCTTGTGGGCCAGCATCGGCCCTTCGATCACGTCGCCGATGGCATAGACACCCGACACGTTGGTTTGCCAGTCTTTTCCCACCTTGATCTGGCCCCGTTCGGTCATTTCGACCCCCAGACCCTCAAGGCCAAGACCGTCGACAAAGGGTTTGCGGCCGGTCGAAACCAGAACCACATCGGCGTCCAGCACCGCTTCGCTGTCATCCTTGCGCAGTTTGTAATGCACCTTGGCCTTGGTTTTGGTCGCTTCCGTCTTTTGAACAGCGGCGCCCATGATGAATTTCAGGCCCTGCTTGGTTAGCATCCGCTGGAAGGTTTTCTGAACCTCAGGGTCCATGCCAGGGGTAATCGCGTCAAGGTATTCCACGACTGTCACCTCTGACCCCAGACGGGCGTAAACGCTGCCCAGTTCCAGACCGATAACGCCTGCGCCAATCACCACCAGCGATTTGGGCACCTTGCCCAGTTCCAGCGCGCCGGTCGATGTCACGACGACTTTCTCGTCGACCTCTACGCCAGGCAGCGACGCCGCCGCAGAGCCGGTGGCGATGACGATGTTCTTGGCCTCGTGGACTTCCTCACCGACCTTGACCTTGCCTGCTTCGGGGATGGAGCCCCAGCCCTTGAGCCAGTCGATCTTGTTCTTTTTGAACAGGAACTCGATGCCTTTGGTGTTGGTGTCGACGGTGGACTGTTTGTAGGTCAGCATCTGCTTCCAGTCGACCGAGGGGCTTTTGCCCTTCAGGCCCATTTCGGCAAAGTTATGCTCGGCTTCGTGCAGCATGTGCGAGGCGTGCAGCAATGCTTTGGACGGGATGCAACCGACGTTCAGGCAGGTGCCGCCCAATGTCTCGCGTCCCTCGACGCAGGCCACTTTCAGACCCAGTTGCGCGCAACGGATTGCGCAGACATAGCCGCCGGGGCCAGCTCCGATGATGATAACGTCGTAGGATGCCATGAGGTCTTCTCCTTGGTCGTTTTGGCCGCTGCGGTCCGTATCGAACCACTGTCGGCTGTCGTGTCGGCACGTGTGCCATCTGTTTCTGCCGAGGCATTGATGGCCCCGTGTGATGCGGGCGCGCCCTAGATCAGGGACGCGATGAAAAGCG encodes:
- a CDS encoding GNAT family N-acetyltransferase; its protein translation is MPIEIRPLTPEDAETAAEIFFDAVHYGTADVYSLEQRTAWAGRVVNPNGWLRKFENTSGFAADIDDSMVGFMTLDAAGYIDLAFVKAELSGRGIGKLLYRQIEARAKAENLPRLTSEASTKAKPFFMRMGWQVDKEQAVTKNGISLTNFKMSKQLDAICRSASSRTTAKQRG
- a CDS encoding cell division ATP-binding protein FtsE, whose protein sequence is MIELENVAYSYGGGELLSDISVKLAPGSFHFLTGPSGAGKTTLLKLCYGALLPSAGTVRLLGADVRTLERDDIAMLRRRIGVVHQDVQFLDHLPVSENIGLPLTVSGRGGDAENSDLHELMSWVGLTERANGFPPELSGGERQRAALARAVIMSPDIVLADEPTGNVDWEMSQRLLHLLIELNRMGKTVVIATHDLSLIRAAKAQVQARVLRIANRRIQLAGADL
- a CDS encoding lysophospholipid acyltransferase family protein; amino-acid sequence: MKAIQWLRSLVFVVQIYLAMLVVGVAFAPYALFSRAGARAACKTWCKWVFWTARWMVGIRTEVRGPVPTGDVLIAAKHQSFLDIMLIFHAVPKGKFIMKREILWTPIIGLYAKGIGCIPVARGKRGLAIKKMVRDVDAGRLEAGQLIIYSQGTRVAPGVKAPYKVGTAVLYNELGQPCVPVATNVGLFWPRKGILRKPGLAVVEFLPTMPEGLPREEFMAALQQTVEERSDALLVEAGFTPERLS
- a CDS encoding cell division protein FtsX, which translates into the protein MNLDALQSLTHSDRQADRVVPPSGFTARLTVFAAGAMAFLAVFALALSMATGRLASQWSAELARTATVRIVAPLDQRAAQTEAALALLKTTAGVESARALSDEEQSALLAPWFGPDVSLDGLPVPRLIEIVETADGIDAAGLRLRLSAEVPGAVLDDHSRWREPLVRAASRLRLLGWIATALIVATVAAMVTLAAQAALAANAQVIAVLRLVGATDRYIAQAFIRRFTLRALAGSAAGVVAGVIAVLLMPSGGSEMSGFLTGLRFQGLGWVVPFLIPPLTALVAFSATGRAARRTLENLS
- a CDS encoding pyridoxamine 5'-phosphate oxidase family protein, coding for MQWIETEADLEALYGRPGQPALRKVSDHLTPLYRKWIMASRFCVLTTVGASGTDGSPRGDDGPVVQELDPDTLAMPDWRGNNRLDSLRNIVTDGRVSLMFMVPGSNSVVRVNGQARLTDDADLRARFAADKAVPATVIVIQIAEVYTQCARAVMRADLWGRDDSAYLPRPGEILAEVSDGQEGGAAYDAAWPKRASETMW
- a CDS encoding zinc-ribbon domain-containing protein, which encodes MRLVCPNCDAQYEVPDEVIPSDGRDVQCSNCGQTWFQNHPDQTSPESGEDEVAAPLPDTPAAGEERVPTPEPKRRTLDPAVSDILRAEAEAEARVRQSEGLESQPDLGLAEGNGLRDDEASRRTREARDRMARMRGQEPPAATAAAEAAAAAAAGSRRDLLPDIEEINSTLRSTGDRQIAKGDPTPDAPVRERQKRGFRRGFVTSLLIVAVLAVLYVYSPQITAALPALEPVMKDYVGTIDQARVWLDSQVTSLLMWLDTTAAS
- the lpdA gene encoding dihydrolipoyl dehydrogenase; protein product: MASYDVIIIGAGPGGYVCAIRCAQLGLKVACVEGRETLGGTCLNVGCIPSKALLHASHMLHEAEHNFAEMGLKGKSPSVDWKQMLTYKQSTVDTNTKGIEFLFKKNKIDWLKGWGSIPEAGKVKVGEEVHEAKNIVIATGSAAASLPGVEVDEKVVVTSTGALELGKVPKSLVVIGAGVIGLELGSVYARLGSEVTVVEYLDAITPGMDPEVQKTFQRMLTKQGLKFIMGAAVQKTEATKTKAKVHYKLRKDDSEAVLDADVVLVSTGRKPFVDGLGLEGLGVEMTERGQIKVGKDWQTNVSGVYAIGDVIEGPMLAHKAEDEGMAAAEQVAGKHGHVNYGVIPGVIYTHPEVANVGETEATLKEAGRAYKVGKFSFMGNARAKAVFAGDGFVKILADKETDRILGCHIIGPGAGDLIHEVCVAMEFGASAEDLAMTCHAHPTYSEAVREAALACGDGAIHM